A single window of Aspergillus flavus chromosome 4, complete sequence DNA harbors:
- a CDS encoding tubby C-terminal-like domain-containing protein, whose protein sequence is MSGAYIQARMDHAISSQPRKVLKAPDRPIAIRENYITDSRTLLTLRPQGDAQSVAAYKVQDGNGVTQFTASGRKYNGRSCREFRDSSGLPLFELHRKFSFRDAWCITLPGSPTAESIATGAPRLAPFGNLVFTFTNVAVTDVKGSVDDKKVTLEVERHGRVLESFDIVDGDRKVAEVRESVQHNPKLALTPSTRRNYRPVLDIIVTPGVDLSLVTAIAIIVSDSVFGSE, encoded by the exons ATGTCAGGAGCATACATCCAAGCACGCATGGACCATGCGATATCCTCTCAGCCACGCAAGGTCCTAAAAGCGCCCGATCGCCCGATCGCAATCCGGGAGAATTACATCACGGACTCGAGGACACTCTTGACTCTCAGACCACAAGGAGACGCCCAGTCCGTGGCTGCTTACAAAGTACAAGACGGAAACGGGGTTACTCAGTTTACGGCCAGTGGTCGGAAATACAACGGTCGCTCATGTCGAGAATTTCGGGATTCATCGGGCCTACCCTTGTTCGAGCTTCATAGGAAGTTCTCATTTAGAGATGCTTGGTGCATTACACTGCCGGGCAGTCCAACCGCGGAGAGTATAGCCACCGGTGCACCGCGACTGGCACCGTTTGGGAACCTTGTGTTTACGTTCACCAATGTAGCTGTCACTGATGTGAAGGGGTCAGTGGACGATAAAAAGGTGACACTGGAGGTTGAGAGACATGGACGTGTATTGGAGTCATTTGATATTGTGGATGGTGACAGGAAGGTTGCTGAAGTGCGCGAGAGCGTACAGCACAACCCGAAACTTGCTTTGACGCCGAGTACACGGCGCAATTATCGACCTGTTCTGGATATCATCGTCACTCCAGGTGTGGACTTATCTTTA GTTACTGCCATCGCGATCATCGTCTCGGATAGCGTATTTGGTTCTGAGTAG
- a CDS encoding uncharacterized protein (domain of unknown function-domain containing protein) — MDPFQCGNWGQKENGIACLRPGTKACKGCHLVMYCSKDCQAAHWPVHKFDCKSRIRKPDWRPAWEVENRVPHFIDSTDEEHTPVSMHGGSKYLWGNIPALDLLQLKDNEGEDYSQDLSLLLAASGDLRNLVKTIASLPERYCGRIHVDINDRDETVVARNLIFLLVAFHLPPDIASEAIIHLWYSAFLPEPLLQSIRNAVCPTIRELLEVSPVQISGVLQKTWSCGSSTLAATLSRKEWNRILSYLPDILGMSYDKAAALHKSGTLAHSRRDYRDRALFAMHPSWRLSMLKFRSDGILLPLGASRETFRVPNPTLFHTEHPWPMPDSADPLQGWTLTEVLQPSYGAKHDLYGQLYVHVKRELETFCKRLHTLNLNVSLFKKDAMDLPDTLATLRDKETFYDRIELANIADLGYLGPPKTLALFGPLLKSKKENPKATLIMLFLNATREMSTPKDQVACMFRAMETLQRFLPMRPRQGDPTNKYNAEFLNQMNAMDLFTDNDTLFERLVENARFRDMGRPLGLEMKTENSIVAKWPMRLGGNPTQHEFEMAFWSGHTGCERYVEWHRVV; from the exons ATGGATCCTTTTCAGTGCGGAAACTGGGGACAGAAAGAAAACGGTATCGCCTGCCTCAGACCTGGCACCAAGGCCTGTAAAGGCTGCCACCTAGTAATG TACTGCAGCAAGGATTGTCAGGCCGCTCACTGGCCGGTCCACAAATTTGACTGTAAAAGTCGCATTCGAAAGCCCGACTGGCGTCCGGCATGGGAAGTCGAGAACCGTGTGCCACACTTCATAGACAGCACGGATGAAGAGCACACCCCTGTTTCCATGCATGGAGGAAGCAAATATTTGTGGGGCAACATCCCGGCTTTAGATCTACTGCAACTGAAGGATAATGAGGGCGAGGACTATTCTCAGGatctctcccttcttctgGCAG CCTCTGGAGACTTGAGGAATCTAGTCAAGACCATTGCATCTCTTCCAGAGAGGTACTGCGGACGCATCCATGTTGATATCAATGACCGTGATGAGACGGTTGTAGCGCGAAACCTCATATTCCTCCTGGTGGCATTCCATCTACCCCCAGATATTGCCAGCGAAGCAATCATACATCTATGGTACTCAGCCTTTTTGCCAGAGCCCCTTCTCCAGTCGATCCGGAACGCGGTTTGTCCGACCATAAGGGAATTATTGGAAGTAAGCCCAGTGCAGATTTCAGGTGTTCTACAGAAAACATGGTCATGTGGGAGTAGTACCCTAGCCGCGACGCTCAGCAGAAAAGAGTGGAATAGGATTCTGTCCTACCTTCCAGATATACTTGGTATGTCCTATGATAAAGCCGCTGCTTTGCATAAGTCGGGCACACTTGCCCATAGTCGCCGGGATTATCGAGACAGAGCTTTGTTTGCGATGCATCCTTCCTGGCGTCTTTCCATGTTGAAGTTCCGGAGCGATGGGATATTACTTCCATTGGGGGCATCCCGCGAAACCTTTAGGGTACCTAATCC CACGTTGTTCCATACCGAACATCCATGGCCAATGCCGGATTCGGCAGACCCTCTCCAAGGGTGGACACTCACCGAAGTCTTGCAACCTTCTTACGGTGCGAAACATGATCTATACGGTCAGCTATATGTCCATGTCAAGCGTGAGCTAGAGACGTTTTGTAAACGGCTACATACCCTAAACCTTAACGTATCGCTTTTCAAGAAAGATGCAATGGATTTGCCAGATACATTAGCCACATTGagggacaaagaaacatTCTATGACAGAATCGAG CTTGCCAACATCGCCGACCTCGGATACCTAGGACCACCAAAAACCCTTGCCTTATTCGGACCCCTTCTCaaaagcaagaaggaaaacccAAAAGCCACACTTATCATGCTATTCCTCAACGCTACGAGAGAGATGTCTACACCCAAAGATCAGGTCGCCTGTATGTTTCGTGCCATGGAAACACTACAGCGTTTTCTGCCAATGAGACCCAGACAGGGAGATCCTACAAATAAATATAATGCCGAATTTCTGAACCAGATGAATGCTATGGATTTATTTACGGATAATGATACTCTCTTTGAGAGGCTCGTTGAAAACGCGCGGTTTAGAGATATGGGCCGTCCCCTTGGTCTGGAGATGAAGACTGAGAATAGCATTGTTGCGAAATGGCCCATGCGGTTGGGAGGGAATCCGACACAGCATGAGTTTGAAATGGCATTTTGGTCTGGGCATACTGGTTGCGAAAGGTATGTTGAGTGGCATCGTGTGGTTTAA
- a CDS encoding putative aminopeptidase → MRLQLPEVAIATLLLGEVGAVQLPLLQSQVPITSDKELVSSSAFQSHVKAENLLKRAKELSKIADLGKEEYNHPTRVIGSKGHLGTIDYIYATLAKLGDYYTITNQSFPAVTGNVFESRLVLGDAVPESAAPMGLTPPTKNKQPVHAPLVAVSNFGCDASDFPSDVSGAIALISRGTCPFGTKSELAGKAGAVAAVVYNNEKGSLSGTLGSPTPDHVATWGLSDEDAAPVLEKLKKGEEVDGIAYMDAIVETIHTTNIIAQTTEGDPENCVMLGGHSDSVAEGPGINDDGSGSLTLLELATLLTQYRVNNCVRFAWWAGEEEGLLGSDYYVSVLTPEENLKIRLFMDYDMLGSPNFAYQVYNATNSVNPVGSEELRDLYVDFYNDHDLNYTYIPFDGRSDYDAFIRHGIPGGGIATGAEGIKTPEEQEMFGGVAGAWYDPCYHQICDVVGNVNLTAWELNTKLVAHSVATYARSFEGFPKRTKDSITAFATENNKYHGPRLVL, encoded by the exons ATGCGACTACAGCTTCCAGAGGTAGCAATTGCTACCCTGCTCCTTGGCGAAGTAGGGGCAGTCCAACTTCCCCTGTTGCAATCCCAGGTTCCCATCACCTCCGACAAGGAGCTGGTCAGCTCCTCCGCGTTTCAGAGTCACGTTAAAGCTGAGAACCTCTTGAAGAGAGCCAAAGAACTGTCCAAGATTGCCGACTTGGGAAAGGAGGAATATAACCACCCGACTCGGGTCATTGGAAGCAAAG GACACCTCGGGACCATTGACTACATCTACGCGACGCTTGCGAAGTTGGGCGACTACTACACCATCACCAATCAGTCCTTCCCCGCCGTGACGGGCAATGTTTTCGAATCCCGCCTGGTCCTCGGCGACGCTGTACCTGAATCGGCGGCACCCATGGGATTGACACCTCCTACCAAGAACAAACAACCCGTACATGCCCCCCTAGTAGCGGTTTCGAACTTCGGGTGTGACGCGTCTGATTTCCCATCGGATGTGTCTGGCGCTATTGCCCTCATTAGTCGTGGGACCTGTCCGTTCGGTACGAAGTCGGAGTTGGCTGGAAAAGCCGGTGCTGTTGCGGCCGTGGTATATAACAACGAAAAGGGTAGCCTGAGTGGGACCCTTGGTAGCCCTACACCGGACCATGTTGCTACCTGGGGCCTCtctgatgaagatgctgCGCCTGTTTTGGAGAAATTAAAGAAGggcgaggaggttgatggtATCGCCTACATGGATGCCATCGTCGAGACTATTCACACGACCAACATCATCGCCCAGACGACCGAGGGCGACCCCGAGAACTGTGTGATGCTCGGTGGCCACAGTGACAGCGTTGCCGAAGGACCAGGCATCAACGATGATGGCTCTGGTAGCTTGACACTCCTGGAACTCGCGACCCTGCTGACTCAATACCGGGTGAACAACTGCGTGCGTTTTGCATGGTGGGCcggtgaagaggaaggtcTTCTTGGATCGGACTACTATGTTTCAGTTCTCACTCCCGAGGAGAACCTGAAAATTCGTTTGTTCATGGACTACGATATGCTTGGCTCCCCGAACTTTGCGTACCAGGTTTACAACGCCACCAATTCGGTAAACCCGGTCGGATCCGAGGAGTTGCGTGACCTGTACGTCGATTTCTATAATGACCACGACCTCAATTACACCTATATTCCGTTCGATGGTCGCAGTGACTATGACGCTTTCATCCGTCACGGTATTCCTGGAGGCGGTATTGCCACTGGAGCCGAGGGTATCAAGACAccggaggagcaggagatgTTCGGTGGTGTTGCCGGCGCCTGGTATGATCCATGCTATCACCAGATCTGTGATGTTGTGGGCAATGTGAATTTGACGGCATGGGAGTTGAACACCAAG CTTGTTGCCCACTCTGTGGCCACCTATGCCAGATCCTTTGAAGGTTTTCCTAAGCGGACGAAGGATTCCATTACTGCCTTTGCTACGGAGAATAACAAGTACCATGGGCCGCGGCTCGTACTTTAA
- a CDS encoding putative glutathione-S-transferase theta, GST produces the protein MTFTLYGYDGNTRSRVVRIVAAAEGIELNHFEVIPRRGVNKAEYMARFPRSQGKIPGLEGPNIKLTETLSIAMYLASIHGKAKLLGDGSPEQTAEIISWASWANQEFLPTAAQWFRPLIPSPTDQAPYNKDAVEAGKKKTLDSLEYLEKHLEGRQYLVTDHITLADIMLVVYVSRLFECVLGQKWRDEHPAIMQYFENVVKHDAVRQVLPREDLIFIEEETPIEDPRLRSV, from the exons ATGACATTCACCCTCTACGGTTATGACGGCAACACGCGATCCCGCGTGGTTCGCATCGTG GCCGCCGCGGAAGGGATTGAGCTGAATCACTTCGAAGTGATCCCTCGTCGTGGCGTGAACAAGGCAGAGTATATGGCGAGGTTTCCCCGCAGCCAGGGCAAGATCCCAGGGCTGGAGGGCCCGAATATCAAATTGACTGAGACGTTGAGTATTGCTATG TATCTCGCCTCCATTCACGGGAAAGCCAAATTACTCGGCGATGGCAGCCCCGAACAAACCGCGGAGATTATTTCATGGGCTAGTTGGGCCAATCAGGAGTTTCTGCCGACAGCTGCTCAATG GTTCCGGCCATTGATCCCCTCTCCCACCGACCAGGCGCCTTATAACAAGGACGCCGTTGAagcagggaagaagaaaactcTCGATAGTCTTGAATATCTCGAGAAGCATCTGGAGGGTCGACAGTATCTTGTCACGGACCATATTACCCTAGCGGATATCATGCTCGTAGTATATGTCTCGCGATTGTTTGAGTGTGTCCTTGGTCAGAAATGGAGGGATGAACATCCTGCTATTATGCAGTATTTTGAGAATGTGGTAAAACATGATGCTGTTAGACAGGTTCTTCCAAGGGAGGATCTTATCTTTATTGAGGAAGAGACTCCGATTGAGGATCCGAGGTTGAGAAGTGTCTAG
- a CDS encoding putative NPRS-like enzyme, which produces MGRGQYQPLITEELELPECAIYNSQPTAPPRTLIDILDETVKAHPQHPAIDNGQTRLTYGELQAEIASRAATMRAACIGKGDHVGIRMTSGTVDLYVSILAVLTAGAAYVSVDVDDPDERANTVWTEAGVCAVLTDGP; this is translated from the coding sequence ATGGGTAGAGGCCAGTATCAGCCATTGATTACCGAGGAGCTGGAGCTACCGGAGTGCGCTATCTACAACTCCCAGCCAACTGCTCCACCACGTACACTCATCGATATCCTGGACGAAACCGTCAAGGCTCATCCCCAGCATCCGGCCATTGACAATGGACAAACGCGTCTTACCTATGGCGAGCTACAAGCGGAGATTGCTTCTCGCGCGGCGACAATGCGCGCGGCTTGCATAGGAAAAGGTGATCATGTGGGCATTCGCATGACTTCAGGAACCGTCGATTTATACGTGAGCATCTTGGCGGTCTTAACAGCCGGGGCAGCATATGTCTCAGTCGATGTAGATGATCCCGATGAGCGGGCCAATACAGTCTGGACCGAGGCTGGCGTGTGTGCAGTCTTAACAGATGGTCCATGA
- a CDS encoding putative aspartate aminotransferase: protein MAHPFQDIPKGQLEALEGLIDHFRADTDSNKTHLMVGVYKTDHGKAYVLPSVKQAKEKMFNDPNWHHEYRASHLGTQNFRDASNRLFFGANSRPLQEGRIVSMQTLGASGGCHTGAVLLRDLYGPWKRTGKPEIFIPRDSWLNHAFTFKSAGITPHFLPYFNAETASLDFPALSTAIRSLPAQSVVVLQTNAQNPTGCDPSPTQWRELASIFSERGHLAFFDAAYPGLASGDIDTDLECVRLFAEQEIPMVFVATYGKCFGLYCERVGILSIITPDQEVRDRMETQMRLLVRAESGAMPDFGSTIIETILSDERLEQQWRDEVHDMAKDLQHRRRTLRTELERLGTPGDWRHITDQNGFFSYIRLSAEQITGLRIKHHVYLQDSGRISIAGLNSSNIGYVARSIDDVIRTDSRLPN from the exons ATGGCTCATCCCTTTCAAGACATCCCAAAGGGCCAGCTAG AGGCCCTCGAAGGCTTGATAGACCATTTCCGAGCCGATACAGATTCAAACAAAACCCATCTCATGGTAGGTGTCTACAAGACAGACCATGGAAAAGCTTACGTTCTGCCCAGTGTGAAACAG gcgaaggagaagatgtttAATGATCCTAATTGGCACCATGAATATCGTGCTTCCCATTTAGGTACCCAGAACTTCAGGGATGCGAGCAACAGGTTATTTTTTGGTGCCAACAGTCGTCCTTTACAGGAAGGAAG AATCGTATCAATGCAGACACTAGGTGCCAGTGGGGGATGTCACACGGGTGCAGTGTTGCTGAGAGATCTGTATGGTCCCTGGAAACGGACTGGAAAACCGGAAATTTTCATTCCGCGTGATTCCTGGT TGAACCATGCATTCACCTTCAAATCCGCTGGAATCACACCTCACTTTCTTCCGTACTTTAACGCGGAGACTGCATCTCTGGATTTTCCAGCTTTGTCGACGGCCATCAGGTCATTGCCCGCCCAATCCGTCGTCGTCCTCCAGACCAATGCTCAGAATCCAACCGGGTGCGACCCGTCGCCGACACAATGGCGAGAGCTAGCCTCTATTTTCTCTGAACGAGGTCATTTGGCGTTCTTTGATGCCGCGTACCCAGGGTTGGCCTCAGGAGATATCGACACGGATCTCGAGTGCGTTCGCTTGTTTGCCGAGCAAGAAATCCCTATGGTGTTTGTTGCAACGTACGGGAAATGCTTTGGCCTGTATTGCGAACGCGTCGGgattctctccatcatcacgCCCGATCAAGAAGTGAGAGATAGGATGGAAACACAGATGAGGCTACTTGTGCGAGCGGAGTCGGGCGCTATGCCTGACTTTGGTTCCACGATCATCGAGACCATTTTATCAGACGAGCGTTTAGAACAGCAATGGAGGGACGAAGTCCACGATATGGCAAAGGACCTCCAGCATCGTCGACGCACATTGAGGACGGAACTGGAGCGCCTGGGAACACCCGGTGACTGGCGGCATATCACCGACCAAAATGGATTCTTTTC ATATATTCGGCTTTCTGCTGAGCAAATCACTGGCCTTCGCATCAAGCATCACGTATACCTTCAGGACTCTGGGAGGATATCCATTGC TGGGCTTAATTCATCCAATATTGGATATGTTGCTCGTAGTATTGACGATGTTATCAGGACGGACAGTAGGTTACCGAACTAG